TCCGCCATCGGATGTTCCCGAATGGGCCGGTTGCGTACCCGGATCCCAATGCGAGGTTCTCCACGACCGAAAGGCCGTCCACGATCCCGAGATCCTGGTGGACGAAGTGAATTCCGACTCGGTGCGGTGCGGAAGGGTCACCGAAGGGGAGTGGTGCTCCGAGAAAGGTGCCCTTCGCTCCCGGGTCTGGGGAATGGTAGCCCGACAGGATCTTGATCAACGTGGACTTCCCGCACCCGTTCTGTCCCACCAGACCGTGTATCTCGCCCACCGTCAGGCTCAGATCCGCGCCGTCGAGCGCGCGGCCGCTGTCGAAGGTCATCGACAGGCTGGAGAGCTCTAACAAATCGTTCACTGGCTTCCTGTTCTGAAAGGCTGAGACCTCGAATGTTCGTGGTTGGTCAGGTAACTGGTAGGTTCCACATCGTCAGGAAGAGCTCCCTGTAGTTGCGCGGGGTGATCCAGGGATCCTCGGTTGGGGCGGTGTCCTTCGTGAGGATCTGGATCCACGGCCATGCGGCTGCGGTCGTATCGTCGGGGCTGTCGGCGACCGGCGAGGGGATTGCATCGCCCTTCAGCGCGCGCACCGCGGCATCGACGTAACGCCAGCCCAGTACCTGGTTGGAGACGCCCAGCCATGCCTCATTCTGGTCTCCGGCAGTTAAGCCCGCGATGTTGTCGGCGATCGGGCTGTTGCCAATGAGTTTTACGTCGGTGAACCCTGCCGCGCGTACTGCGGGCAGTACGCCCAGCGAGAAATCACCCGCTGTGAAGACGATGTAGTTGGTGTCGGGGTGCTGTTGCAGTGCGCTGACGACCTTGGATGGAATGGCCGTCCCGATGTCGTTGGCCGTGCCGTTGATGTTGGTGTTCGAGCACGTGTCCGGGCACAGCTCGGCGAGCCGATCCTCGTATCCGACCTGTGGAGGGACGACAATCGGG
The sequence above is drawn from the Rhodococcus jostii RHA1 genome and encodes:
- a CDS encoding sugar ABC transporter substrate-binding protein, with product MQIAQAEVDTHLADATNVGVTESISGAPRQGLRFAYVGCALPTCATFRDGMTAAADAIGATVTTLTYQGTPESIQSAFDNAVQLHPDAIFSTGTPPSATVKQREEMKRLGIPFIDNSAIYEPDPKTAAGTVDNDPAPPTVLLEPASMVRYMGQLLADWAITKSGGNVNSIFVNVPDFPIVVPPQVGYEDRLAELCPDTCSNTNINGTANDIGTAIPSKVVSALQQHPDTNYIVFTAGDFSLGVLPAVRAAGFTDVKLIGNSPIADNIAGLTAGDQNEAWLGVSNQVLGWRYVDAAVRALKGDAIPSPVADSPDDTTAAAWPWIQILTKDTAPTEDPWITPRNYRELFLTMWNLPVT